A DNA window from Candidatus Cloacimonadota bacterium contains the following coding sequences:
- a CDS encoding (2Fe-2S)-binding protein: MIDLKFKVNGKKINIKVDDSLRLLDILRDELDLTGTKEGCGIGECGACTVIMNGEAVNSCLILAEQVQNAEIETVENLEKDEVLSKLQKSFLEHGAIQCGFCTPGMLMSAKALLDKNPNPAMEEIKTALEGNLCRCTGYVPIIEAVKNINNLT, encoded by the coding sequence ATGATCGATCTAAAATTCAAAGTAAACGGAAAAAAGATAAATATCAAAGTCGATGATTCATTAAGGTTACTCGATATTCTCAGAGACGAACTCGATCTGACCGGAACGAAAGAAGGCTGTGGAATCGGGGAATGCGGAGCTTGTACTGTAATTATGAATGGTGAAGCTGTTAATTCCTGCTTGATCCTTGCTGAACAAGTTCAGAATGCAGAAATCGAAACAGTTGAGAATCTCGAAAAGGACGAAGTTCTATCCAAACTGCAAAAATCATTTTTAGAACACGGTGCGATCCAATGCGGATTCTGCACACCCGGAATGTTGATGAGTGCAAAAGCACTTCTTGATAAAAATCCAAATCCCGCAATGGAGGAAATTAAAACTGCTCTGGAAGGAAATCTATGCCGATGTACCGGATATGTTCCGATAATCGAAGCGGTAAAGAATATAAACAATTTAACTTAA